A segment of the Anoplolepis gracilipes chromosome 14, ASM4749672v1, whole genome shotgun sequence genome:
TGATGACTGACtaacttatatatgtatgttggaagagaaataataaaagtgggGGCTGGCTAATGTAATCTATATTGTTTGGAAATTTAACGCTgacaagatatattttcataatccCTTGAAATAATCATCATAGAATCTCAACATAAATAacgtataacataaaaattagaaaatcttTATTAGGCTGAatcattgttttttatttttactgatcgatattttttaatatagattttgaACGATCCATTCAACAAATGCAAAAAGTAGTTAACATCGTtcaacaaatgtaaaaaaataataaacacgaTAATAATTACACTCTACAACAACACAaattatcgaataataatgGCGTAAATTTAACGtcgattatttctaaatacacTTTGCACACGGTTCAGTCTATTCACTTTTTCTTTAAGATTTGATAAAAAGTTCTAAAgagctattattttattaattttttccttaaaaaaagagtttaactgtctaaaataaaatatcctttGTAAAGTAAATTCCAAATTCTCATTCGTAAAGCATGATCCGCCTGATTCTTTTTTACAAGTAACTGacatacttattattaaagataaactaaaaacgaattaaaaacCTCGTTAGAGCTGtaacaaaattagaatatattttaactttattagagcCAAGCTGATTTACATCAGCTGATTTTTCCTATCGTTGAttagcatttttaaaaatgcactgatatttttttattaatcattaacacGTTATTGAAGAGAAGCAGCGTATAATGAACTATTCTCGGCTGCGAGTAAAGTTTCCAGACGGTTCAACCCGTTCATTAAATTCATTCAAAAAGTACAATCGTCCAAGAGAAGTTCCGCACCCGACcagaaaaaggaagagagacgCGAGAAGCGGGAGACGAGACGAGGCACTCGTTCCATAAAGAAGACTTTAAATTGTCCCGAGCATGTTCGCCTGGGTTCGACCATAAGGTTCCGCAGTCTCTCGACTATATTGGCTGTAATgcggtttatatatttatgacgtattattatgaaatgaaATTGCGGTTTCACGTTTCTCTGCACAATCACCGATAGGTACCGCTTCATTTCTTGCATAATTATCATCGTGACCTATGACGCATCGAACGTATCAAATAGAATACTATTCTGATTCCGCTGACACAATAATCGTTTCAAAAGTTCAACGACGTTTTAGAACaatcgaaaattataaatctagctgcttatattaaaacattcttGTAACAGTCGCTATAAGGCCAATTACCGTATCGATTGATGGACGCGAATTGCATAAATTAAACTTGACGTAAAACATTTCATGTACATTTCCATCTACCATTGCTATCTCTCCGCAAAGGTTAAAGATTAAATCATCATGGGTTACCCATTATATCTTTGgactaaaaatagaaaaagtcaCGTATATTTTACATCGCACACATTCCTGCACTGCACACAAATTAAGAATCAATACGCGATTGCATTACGATTATGAAATGAGACATCTACACTCTCGGAcggattaaataattttttcaaacaaatagTGATCAATAAATAACaacgattaaataatatgaattgcATAAATTAAACTTGATAAAAACATTCCATGTGTATTACTCTCTCTGTGCAAAGACTAGATTAAATTATCACGGATTACGTATGTATTACATCTGTGGAGTAAACATAGATGTAAAGAatcacgtgtatatatatatatatatatgcattgcacacaaaaagagagaatcaATACGCGATTCGTGAAGTAAATACTACAATTATGAAATGAGACATCCACGCTCGAAcggattaaataatttattcaaacaaaCAGCGTAATAAATAACAGCTACAATATCTATAATGTTGAATCATTTCATCGGAATCGATGACGTTTGCTGGCAAGATTTAGCAAGATATCCAAAGACTGTTTTACCCtgaaaataattcgaaaaagtGTTTTTATTGTGCGACAACGATCACGTTCAGCAAACGCGAATTACGATCAATCTTTTAGGAAAAGGAAAACTTAATTTACTGGATTTCGAGGTACGGATATATCAAAAGGTAATTATTGTTTGTCATCTAACAACTGTTGCGTTCCCTGAACGTGCTCAGTGTCGAAGAACTATAGAATTTGCGGAGAGACCACCAGATTGTGCCAGTGGAAAATTTACGAACGATGAaattacagtcggacctcttatcctacgaccctcttatgctacgaccgcgaaagggaaATTATACCcctactctcaaatttttgtcgtaggatcagaggtccgactgtattagTGAAATGTTTATGAACGGCGATTATCAGCCGAGAAAGTTTCGCAGCAAAAAAAAGGGCAAAATGTACATTTAGTCCTTTATTATAGCTAGCACATGCTGGTATCTCACAATTCGTCGTTTGTCTTACGATACGCTTTCGACGGTACGAAAAAAACTTCGTCATCGTAGCTTTCCACGTACGCAGCCCTTTTCTTCCTATCCCTTCCCGGATCGGCATCGACGAGAGCTATACTCGATCTGGTGTACCTGGAAATGGGGGAAGTATATTATTAGtacagataaaatattttaaaaaattgtcatctCAGAACaaaattctttgataaataaaaaattaatttttctttttagaaaaaatgacatttataatttaattattaaattattgaatattaaatatcaataattataacaaaataaatttgagaaataaatagcatagcagacaaaattttatcttttaactaAATTTCAAATCTACTTTAATGTTctacaatttttctaaattgaaatttaacattttatacatacatatatatatatatatatatatatatttaatgttaaagtcataataaaaagttgaaaaaaatgtagacaAGATCGTAGTATCtcaatgatttaaaaaaatatattctttcgtttaatttagtttttacccgctctatatataaaattataatagaaataataccGTGTCCAAGAAAACTATACGTCATAAagcacttttattaaaataaattaattaataggaattttttcacgaattagaataattagatGATAAttagtgatattttttatataattcattccGCGTACTGTAgagaaaatcaattatatctcTATTAAGCTTATGAATAATTGAAAACGCGCGGTAATCACAACACTCTCATGTCGAAAGTAAGTTGAATTAATGACAAGATAACATCTCTGCAATTATACCTTCTCTTGTTTCCATTTAAATCTGCCATAACTGTGAGATCACGCGGTTTCGAAAAGTCACATTCTAACGTAAAAGCGGCATCACCCGGTGTCAATAGCTCATCATCGTGCTGGATGACCACGATGTTGGTGTATTTCTCTCCAgtctgatattaaaatttaaaaaaaagcaaagaaatattagataaagaTAAGCATCAactagatatttatttattctaaaacattatataagttattaataaataaagaatttattaatgaataaatttaaaacgagaaatttaaaataaagagagagagagagagagagagagagagagtgagttgaaattttgttcattttagcaaatatataaataatattgtcgaTTTATTCTAGTCACgatactatttaaaaaatgctacatgctaatattttctaattccattatttattaaaggcaatgaataaaaatgagagagaaatcagagagattaattacaaaaatacgaAAACGTGATGTacgaattattattgtacttacttttacttttttattatacatagattataatacattataatacatattttatatatcatatataaaaatggataggCAAATGAGAGATCGTCAACTGCTAAAGAAgctgtatattaatattaattccatTCCAAAGTAGATGTTAccttcattttaaaaaattttttattaaaaagtatttttcgtaaattttGAATGAATTTTCATGTTAATAAGATGAACGTCAACTGCTAAAGAagctgtataaaattaattctatttcaaaatagatattactttcattttaaaaaactttttatgaaaaagtatttttcgtaaattttgaataaattttcatgttAATAAGATGAACGATAACTTTAAACGATAACTTTGCGAAAAGAAATTAACAGGATAACGCACATTTACTTACCCTTTCGGTATCGCATTTGTTCAAAGGAATGTTCATAGTGAAGCTTCTACCGCGAACTGGATCGAGGAAGCAGGACGGTTctcttgaataaaaattacccTGAGTGTAAATTACTCCTGAAAAATCTTCTGTCATTTTGAGTTCCACGGTCATCTTTTCGGCGCCACATCGCAACCCTACGTGATTGTAGCCTTCGGTGGATGCACCTATCTGCATGTCTTTAGATAGATCCTGCTGCCAAATTTCTTCTACAATCACACAATCAGATCGGTGGTtagaaaaatctttcaaaaatacaCAATCAAGATTATATACTGTTATagtgagatatatttatttaaatgaaaaatgaaaatgttatcaaaactcacaaaaattctaattactATGAAATGTTACAATTAACAAACGATTTTAATGGACACAATTCATAATgatgtattcaaaataataatcttttatacaaaatatcttatatatatttattatatttcaaaatatcttttttgacATAAGTTAGTTGATAAGTTGTTAAATTAGATGTTAAATTAGTATGTAAGGTAATTATAAGATAGTTATAagttaaaatagttataaatagATTGTGTGTAAGAGATTTGCCTGAGAAGAAATTGTATTTGTTTTtggaatattgtaattttgaagaaatcaATAAagtttgtatacatatatatatatttttaatatcttttattttaatttaattatgtatatgttaataataacaaacgtactaattattaatgagTATTTTgttgaaacaaaattaatgaaacaataGGCTTACACAAgcatactttaatttattacattaataaattaaaaaacaccTAAAGTATACTCGTATAAGCCTACTGTCgcattatttaatgtatattttattttattttattttaattatgtatctctcttttatacaaattattatttttttcaaataaatgttttctcACCAGCATATCCCTTGAGCTTAGTATTCGCTAGGACAGTGAGCAACAGAATCGCACGCATGATGTTGATAGAAACGGTAAGCACGAACGAACGACCGTGAACTGACGGTAAATTCAAGTTCCTTCAATGCCAAGGTACCGTCTGCCGTTTTATTACCTGTTCGCAGGTAAACTCTCCCTTCCAAATCAAATACTTTCACCGTGTAAACGCGTGACAGAAAAGCGTCTATTCtcgctttttttcttttctctttacgTTTCAATCATTTAGTCATCGTACGCATCATCGATCACGGTTGCGGATCGCTGATCCGGAACTGTAGTTTTTCACGCCGTTTCTTGTTAAATTTGTGCAAATTGGATTAAATCAATtcgattaaatcaatttacgAGAAGATAAAACCCTGTTTTTGACTTTAAAAAAAGGCCTCTcgaaattatctattattagaccttttgttttacaataattgttACGCACACTAAAATGTGAAATACACGTaatatgcacaattaattataaaatattttaatttataaaaaattcttctaagagagagagagagagagagaaattaattgtacaacctttattatatgaagtaAATGCTtatcatataacatataaatgtataattttttgtgataaaacGCGTTATGAAATTTTCGATAACactgtaaaataaatgtattttattttttaattatatcaaaaaatgtctgaatcaaaattggaaaacatcccaggtagcacaggttcgttttataaacgttttctaaacgtatccaatattttttaaccgtcaaacaccaataagaaacgtttcaacagaaacatttttaaaaccatagtttaagaaacgtattttttacgtttctataaggCCTGATtgcatcaacattattttggctttaaacgagacttaaatatatatatatatatatatatatatatatatatatatatatctgtttttattaatttagaaagaaaaataaagatagatacATGTTTAAGTCGCACTTAaatccaaaataatgttggtACAATATCGGGcctaaatagaataaaaattaatgttttaattcaaaattatatatatatatatatatatatatatatatatatatatatatgtgtgtgtgtgtgtatatatatacatataattttgaattaaaaaaattaatgtatttttaattttagatattcatattcatagtccgattttatattgaagaccgtcttaataataatgtgttgtAATTCAATCACAGAATCGTAATAACATATCTTaagatattatacttaaaacgatcttgaaataaaaataatggactATGAATATCGGAATGAATAGCGGGgtgattttctctctctctttctctctttctcttcctctttccatTGTCTTACTAacaaaaagtattaaggttatattccatttatttGGAATGATCGCAGagttattgcatatatttgctGTTCAAAcaagaaaacttttattgtgaatattatacaaacgACTTGTGAATATTGCAAAAGTGAAACTAGTAGTGAAAGGATAGAAAAATACTAGTAATGTGTACTATAAAGTTAATCAATTCTCGTGCATAGATCATAACAAAGGTTAGGTTGATCAAAACGCCGGTCCGgcgaaaatattgatataaagaatatctcttttttacgACGAATAAGGTAAGTTGTATAttggtttaataattttatagtttactgttctgtatatatgtatatatatgtatatttataacacaatattaatactaaaaaaagatatgagaTTAGACGTCAAATATCAcatctacaaataatattttacaattaataagaaGATATCAATTTGTGTGAAATCATAATCTGATTaatctaacattttttattgtatcagtatatattaagaatttttactatcaaattatattgtgtttttcatttcttaattaaatagttgtcattttttcaggaaaatatatatgtaaatatatctttgtcgcacatataatacttacataaaatacttgttaaaaaacaaaagaacagaaaaaatattcttgtttaaatatggataaagaaaaagaagttaAATTTCTTGGCAAAAAACAAACTAAAAGGAATATACAAAAACAAGTACATGAGTTATTAAATGAACTCAATTGGAATGAAACAAAATCGACAACACATTCAGTCATTGACTGACACTTAGAACTAAACTTAAATATAGATGAAGATTTGggttttagtttaaattttataaataatgagacaaaatCATCAATGTCACATTCAATCATTGATTCGCATTTAGAACTAGGTTCAGATCAAGAtttagattttgaaatatttccagAATTATATATCACTGAAAAACATGATTTTTCAGAAAACGAAACATTATCTGATgattttctgaataaattgAGAAACTGGGCCCTAacacataatattacattatcagCATTAGATGAATTATTGTCATTACTAAGACAATTTCATTATGATATATCTGTACCATTATCTGGAAGGTCTTTGTTATACACTCCAAAAACTACAAATTCAATTGATTTGCAAAGtggaaaatttacttattttggtATGCGTAAGCAGTTATATCTCCTATTAAAGGAAGAATCATgctcaaaaattattgatttagattttaatattgatgggTTACCCTTGTTTAAAAGTAACAACATAGTTGTCTGGCCAATTCTTTGTAGATCATTAAGTTTAACTTCATTAAATAAACCATTTATTGTAGGTTTATTCACTGGCAAAGGAAAGCCAGAACCTCTTGATTGTTATTTACAAGATCTAATACACGAGCTTAATgatgatatattaaagaatagtattgaaatagatcataaattatttcaaattagaatCAGGTCTCTGATATGTGATGCTCCTGCACGAGCTTTTCTAAAATGTTGTGTAGGTCATAATTCTAGGCATGGGTGTGAAAAATGCGATATTGAAGggaaatacattaataaaatgatttttccaTGTAAAAGTGGACAACTTAGAACAAAAGAAACTTTTACTAAACAAGTACAAGAGGAACATCATAAAGGAAGGTCTccattattgaatttaaactTAGATTTAGTGAATCAATTTCCATTAGATCCCATGCATTTGGTATATTTAGGTATAATGAAAAAGTTGTTAATATTATGGGTATCAAAGGGAAAAccttcatttaaattatctggaagagctattaataatttatcagatagattaattttgttgtctTCTTATATAGTACATGAATTTCCTAGAAAATGTAGAGCTATATCGGACTTAAATCGTTGGAAAGCAAATGAGTTTAGATTATTCTTGTTATACGTGGGTCcagtttctttaataaatattttgcctaAACAActttacaatcattttttaatgtttcatgTTGGTATTACAATTCTGTGTAacgataatcatatttttgaacatattGACTTTGCAGAAGaagttttgtataattttgtaaagtattttgaaaaatcctATGGGAAAGAAGAAGTGACATATAATCTTCACAGTTTAATTCATTTAGTAACAGATGTAAGGAATCTTGGTAATTTAAACACAATTAATTGTTTTccctttgaaaattatttgggaaaattaaaaaaacttgtaagATCATCTGCAAATCCTCATGCACAACTTTGTAGACGTATatctgaattatttaattattcaaagacTGAATTACCAATAACTAAATTAGAACCTAagcaaaaacattttgaagGACCTACACTTAGAGATAAAACTGACTTGATTTTACAATACAAGAAATTGAAAACACCGACATGCGTTTTGACGATTTTTTCACCTGACAATTGTGTTTCAATACAAGGAGATATTATTGTTCAGATTGTAAATATTCTGTGTTTGaaagatcaattttattctataatttgtcGTCGATTCTTGAAAGTTTctgaattttatgattatccATGTTCGtccaaattattgaatatttttaaggtGTCTCACATATCACCTGATATAGAAGAATTCCCTTTTAtatcagtaaaatataaaaacatattattacccGCATATGAAAAAGGAACTTACATTGTGTTTCCTCTTCTTCATGAATTGTAGTTAATgtattccttttattttattgtatataattttatatacgtatattatttataggtttatgtgagtatatattattttattttgtaaaatttaaagttaattttaaatgtctgcaatattaattttatattgaagaaaaaattgttgatgAAATGCAATAAGCACTTTCTGCTTATTCTGTTTaatgttttgtttatttcagattataaaatgtattcattAATAGAATTTGCGATGAATTATGGACAAAAACCTGAAGTTGAAGTAGTCCCTAATATTTGGttagaaaaagaggaagaaatatGGTATTGTTTGTGGCCTCAAAAAATTTCCACAAAACAAATCCGTAAGGCTATCGAAAAATGCTCTTTACCGGAAAAAaactggaaaaaatataaatgtagaatCTTGCATACATATGGTAAATTTTtggtttatgttttataaaagttgttttgttttataaaaaagtaaaaatatttatacacttgctttatttacagttatttccaagatttaacatatattagaaacttaatttattatttattagagtatttcttatctttatagttttcttttttcacaatatataccacatatcattttatttatttttatagtataattttgttatatactgtcagagattattatatatttagcaattacatatatatatatatatattgttgcatCCGCGGAACGATTTTGAACGTTCCGTTCGTGCGCGACAACCGTTCCTCGTTCACATATCgtcaatcaatatatttcttcaaaaacgGATGTCacaacaatatacatatatttatctcaaatctttcttaaaatatttataaatataatttttatttcaaattaagataaataatttttatttgttttgtattatagacgctttcaatttttgaattaatgatatttaattttaaactgttttaaaaatctatagttgattttattattagtttcttaatttattttattattattttatagtttattttactattattttagctTCTTACAATGATGCGAGGAAAAGATTAATAGATGCTGAATTCACGTCTACTCTAGAAACTGATGTAGAATTGCATGAAGACCAACGGCcaaaaagaagattaaaaagaCCTCGAATTTATTCAGATTCTTCAGAATCTGATAACAATGAAGAGgtattatgcaataaaatccCATCTCTTCctgcattaaaaataacatcaaaaaatagtaatttatcaAGATCTATGATCACTTCCTGCCAACCATCAACATCAACAGTTGACAGTTTTTCAAAACGTATATCTAATGGAATTAGTTTTTCAACGTCTTCAGTAAGAGCAATTAGTCCTCCGCAGAAAACATTGAGAACTACATTGACCAGTTCAGATGAAAGAGCAATTAGTCCGCAAAATACATTCAGAACTACATTGACCAGTTCAGAATTTCACAAATCaggtaaaatgttaataaacttttctgTGTACAAGACTATTActctaacatattaataatttttataagaaacgtataacttaataataattttgcttttgaaatatactgcacagaatattctgaataatctgcactatctatataaaaattact
Coding sequences within it:
- the LOC140673176 gene encoding uncharacterized protein isoform X2, whose protein sequence is MRAILLLTVLANTKLKGYAEEIWQQDLSKDMQIGASTEGYNHVGLRCGAEKMTVELKMTEDFSGVIYTQGNFYSREPSCFLDPVRGRSFTMNIPLNKCDTERTGEKYTNIVVIQHDDELLTPGDAAFTLECDFSKPRDLTVMADLNGNKRRYTRSSIALVDADPGRDRKKRAAYVESYDDEVFFVPSKAYR
- the LOC140673176 gene encoding uncharacterized protein isoform X1, with translation MRAILLLTVLANTKLKGYAEEIWQQDLSKDMQIGASTEGYNHVGLRCGAEKMTVELKMTEDFSGVIYTQGNFYSREPSCFLDPVRGRSFTMNIPLNKCDTERTGEKYTNIVVIQHDDELLTPGDAAFTLECDFSKPRDLTVMADLNGNKRRYTRSSIALVDADPGRDRKKRAAYVESYDDEVFFVPSKAYRKTNDEL
- the LOC140673286 gene encoding uncharacterized protein isoform X1, which gives rise to MKCNKHFLLILFNVLFISDYKMYSLIEFAMNYGQKPEVEVVPNIWLEKEEEIWYCLWPQKISTKQIRKAIEKCSLPEKNWKKYKCRILHTYASYNDARKRLIDAEFTSTLETDVELHEDQRPKRRLKRPRIYSDSSESDNNEEVLCNKIPSLPALKITSKNSNLSRSMITSCQPSTSTVDSFSKRISNGISFSTSSVRAISPPQKTLRTTLTSSDERAISPQNTFRTTLTSSEFHKSDFSYVVLTKLVNLETSMNLLLPMVKQLTAHFRPSRIPHVEDVPEIPVDTDESLENIERFLKTKQNFEYMVQILAISGGTTIAQITRRTLEKIITNNYAKNFNWAGRVPKKAFKVLKAKDLIIATVRNVEPNAAVNKIENCIKDWLKLSSMRITLAEIKARRTFQQE
- the LOC140673286 gene encoding uncharacterized protein isoform X4, encoding MKCNKHFLLILFNVLFISDYKMYSLIEFAMNYGQKPEVEVVPNIWLEKEEEIWYCLWPQKISTKQIRKAIEKCSLPEKNWKKYKCRILHTYASYNDARKRLIDAEFTSTLETDVELHEDQRPKRRLKRPRIYSDSSESDNNEEVLCNKIPSLPALKITSKNSNLSRSMITSCQPSTSTVDSFSKRISNGISFSTSSVRAISPPQKTLRTTLTSSDERAISPQNTFRTTLTSSEFHKSAHFRPSRIPHVEDVPEIPVDTDESLENIERFLKTKQNFEYMVQILAISGGTTIAQITRRTLEKIITNNYAKNFNWAGRVPKKAFKVLKAKDLIIATVRNVEPNAAVNKIENCIKDWLKLSSMRITLAEIKARRTFQQE
- the LOC140673286 gene encoding uncharacterized protein isoform X2 encodes the protein MKCNKHFLLILFNVLFISDYKMYSLIEFAMNYGQKPEVEVVPNIWLEKEEEIWYCLWPQKISTKQIRKAIEKCSLPEKNWKKYKCRILHTYETDVELHEDQRPKRRLKRPRIYSDSSESDNNEEVLCNKIPSLPALKITSKNSNLSRSMITSCQPSTSTVDSFSKRISNGISFSTSSVRAISPPQKTLRTTLTSSDERAISPQNTFRTTLTSSEFHKSDFSYVVLTKLVNLETSMNLLLPMVKQLTAHFRPSRIPHVEDVPEIPVDTDESLENIERFLKTKQNFEYMVQILAISGGTTIAQITRRTLEKIITNNYAKNFNWAGRVPKKAFKVLKAKDLIIATVRNVEPNAAVNKIENCIKDWLKLSSMRITLAEIKARRTFQQE
- the LOC140673286 gene encoding uncharacterized protein isoform X3 — its product is MYSLIEFAMNYGQKPEVEVVPNIWLEKEEEIWYCLWPQKISTKQIRKAIEKCSLPEKNWKKYKCRILHTYASYNDARKRLIDAEFTSTLETDVELHEDQRPKRRLKRPRIYSDSSESDNNEEVLCNKIPSLPALKITSKNSNLSRSMITSCQPSTSTVDSFSKRISNGISFSTSSVRAISPPQKTLRTTLTSSDERAISPQNTFRTTLTSSEFHKSDFSYVVLTKLVNLETSMNLLLPMVKQLTAHFRPSRIPHVEDVPEIPVDTDESLENIERFLKTKQNFEYMVQILAISGGTTIAQITRRTLEKIITNNYAKNFNWAGRVPKKAFKVLKAKDLIIATVRNVEPNAAVNKIENCIKDWLKLSSMRITLAEIKARRTFQQE